One candidate division WOR-3 bacterium DNA segment encodes these proteins:
- a CDS encoding Maf family protein — MKLYLASTSPRRRQLLRDLGITFYPVKPAFFEPEISFSQNPRRLAITLALLKALSCTPKVKNGIIIGTDTIVVISNRILGKPANPTAAKRMLKLLSNKTHQVITGIALIKMPEKKIYADAETTRVTFRALTDEEIESYISTPEPYDKAGAYAIQGRAGLFVERISGCYLNVIGLPVSLLLKLLQDAGWKNPASR, encoded by the coding sequence ATGAAACTTTACCTCGCCTCCACCTCACCCCGGCGCCGTCAGCTCCTGCGGGATCTCGGCATCACCTTCTACCCTGTAAAACCCGCATTCTTTGAACCCGAAATCAGCTTCAGCCAGAACCCGCGCCGGCTGGCAATTACCCTTGCCCTGCTCAAAGCCCTCTCCTGCACCCCGAAGGTCAAAAACGGCATCATCATCGGCACCGACACCATTGTCGTGATCAGCAACCGGATTCTCGGCAAACCCGCAAACCCGACTGCCGCAAAACGCATGCTTAAACTTCTTTCTAACAAAACTCATCAGGTAATTACTGGAATTGCACTTATAAAAATGCCCGAGAAAAAAATCTATGCAGACGCCGAGACCACCCGCGTCACCTTCCGTGCCCTGACCGATGAAGAGATAGAGTCCTATATCTCCACCCCTGAGCCCTATGACAAGGCGGGCGCCTATGCCATTCAGGGCAGAGCCGGGCTCTTTGTGGAGCGCATCTCCGGCTGTTACCTCAATGTGATCGGTCTGCCGGTCAGTCTCCTTTTGAAACTGCTTCAGGATGCCGGCTGGAAAAATCCTGCCTCACGGTGA